One genomic region from Proteus vulgaris encodes:
- a CDS encoding aldehyde dehydrogenase family protein — MIKLNNVPSEFRPLESYKMLIGGEWVSSTSQKTTKTYSPATGELLSEYQSGSAEDVERAVSAARKAFKTWSKTSPAERQALLLKIADRLEQEQERFAWIESLDNGKPLNESKNIDLPASIDHFRYFAGVIRSHTDESAVLDENTISLVIREPIGVVGQIIPWNFPLLMAAWKLAPAIAAGDTVVINPATLTSLSLLELGRILNEILPAGVINIVTGRGSVVGQAILEHEDIDKLAFTGSTNVGYTVAEAAAKKMVPATLELGGKSANIVFPDANMKKAVKYSALAILMNQGQACESGSRLFLHKDIHDEFLKALKTEFESIRVGDPLDPNTQMGTQVSQDQMDTILGYVELAKKEGATVLTGGERITGEGYNDGFFVRPTIIINATNQMRVAREEIFGPVLCVIPFDNEDEVIEMANDSEYGLGGGVWTQDINRALRVAKAVRTGRMWVNTYHELPAHAPFGGYKKSGLGRETHKMMLDAYSQVKNIFISMKE; from the coding sequence ATGATTAAATTAAATAATGTTCCATCAGAATTTCGTCCTCTAGAAAGTTATAAAATGCTAATTGGAGGAGAATGGGTATCTAGCACATCGCAAAAAACAACGAAAACTTATAGCCCAGCTACGGGTGAATTATTAAGTGAATACCAATCTGGTAGTGCTGAAGATGTTGAACGCGCAGTCAGTGCTGCTCGTAAAGCATTCAAAACATGGAGTAAAACGTCACCAGCTGAGCGTCAAGCCCTCTTATTAAAAATCGCGGATCGCTTAGAGCAGGAACAAGAACGCTTTGCTTGGATTGAGTCATTAGATAATGGTAAGCCACTCAATGAGTCGAAAAACATAGATTTACCTGCCTCTATTGACCATTTTCGATATTTTGCAGGCGTGATACGCTCTCATACCGATGAAAGTGCCGTCCTAGACGAAAATACCATTAGCCTTGTTATTCGCGAACCTATTGGTGTGGTGGGTCAAATTATTCCGTGGAACTTCCCATTATTAATGGCAGCATGGAAATTGGCACCAGCGATTGCAGCGGGTGACACCGTGGTGATTAATCCAGCAACACTGACTTCCCTTTCATTATTAGAGCTAGGTCGTATTTTAAATGAAATATTACCAGCTGGTGTAATTAATATTGTTACCGGACGCGGATCTGTTGTAGGACAAGCTATTTTAGAGCACGAAGATATTGATAAACTTGCGTTTACTGGCTCTACCAATGTGGGTTATACCGTAGCAGAAGCTGCGGCGAAAAAAATGGTTCCAGCAACATTGGAATTAGGCGGTAAATCAGCCAATATCGTGTTCCCTGATGCGAATATGAAAAAAGCAGTCAAATATTCAGCATTGGCAATATTGATGAACCAAGGACAAGCTTGTGAATCAGGTTCACGTTTGTTCTTACATAAAGATATTCATGATGAATTTTTGAAAGCATTAAAAACTGAATTTGAGAGTATTCGTGTCGGCGACCCACTTGATCCGAATACACAAATGGGGACACAAGTTAGCCAAGATCAAATGGATACCATCTTAGGCTATGTTGAACTCGCGAAAAAAGAAGGTGCAACTGTTTTAACAGGTGGTGAGCGTATTACGGGTGAAGGTTATAATGACGGCTTCTTTGTTCGTCCAACCATCATCATCAATGCAACAAACCAAATGCGTGTTGCCCGAGAAGAAATTTTTGGACCTGTATTGTGTGTTATTCCATTCGATAATGAAGATGAAGTGATCGAAATGGCGAATGACTCTGAATATGGCCTTGGTGGTGGTGTTTGGACTCAAGATATTAACCGTGCCTTACGTGTTGCAAAAGCAGTAAGAACCGGCCGTATGTGGGTCAACACTTATCACGAACTCCCAGCTCACGCACCTTTTGGGGGTTACAAGAAATCAGGCTTAGGACGTGAAACACATAAAATGATGTTAGATGCTTATAGCCAAGTGAAAAACATCTTCATCAGTATGAAAGAATAA